The Streptococcus equi subsp. equi nucleotide sequence GGCCTTAGACCTGTTTTGGCCATGCCTAAGGCCATGCCCTTTCTTGCCTTACATCAATATTGGCTGCTCTTAATCTTAGGCCTTGTGCTTGGCTGTCTGGGCTTTCTTTATGAAGAGGTCATTTTACATTTTCATAGGGTTTATGATTTTCTTGGAAAGAGCTTGCGCCTAGCGCCGCATTTTCATGGGCTGATTGTTGTTGCTATTATCCTGCTGATTGGCTATTATTTGCCACAGCTATTGGGCGGAGGTCATGGTTTGATTATGTCCTTGTCAGAGCAAAAGCTACCACTGTTGACTGTTCTTGCTTACTTCTTTATTCGATTTTTAGGGAGTATGTTTAGCTATGGCAGTGGCCTGCCTGGAGGAATTTTTTTGCCTATTCTAACCTTAGGTGCCTTGTCCGGAACTATTTTTGGATTGATTCTTCAGCAAATAGGACTGTTAGATCGCCAGATGATTCCTCTCTTTTTAGTATTGGGAATGGCAGGCTACTTTGCTGCTGTATCAAAGGCACCCTTGACAGGAATGATCTTAGTGACTGAAATGGTAGGGGATCTGAAGCCCTTAATGGCCATTGCTGTTGTGACCTTCGTGGCCTACTTGGTGATGGATTTGTTAAATGGTCAGCCTATCTATGAAGCAATGCTAGAGAAAATGGCTATCAAACACCCAACAGATCTAGTGGAGCCGACCCTGATCGAATTACCTGTAAGTGAGAAAATTGCAGGCAGATATGTCCGAGACCTGAAGCTACCTAAAAACGTTTTAATTACAACGCAGCTCCACCATAAGAAATCACAGGTCGTCTCAGGTGATACGCTATTGATTTCAGGTGCTACGATCTTTTTGGTGGTCAATGAAGCTGATACAGGCTTTGTTCGAGAGGTCTTGATGTAGAGCAAGGTCGGTTAAGCAGTCAGCAGTAGCTGTGCTACCGATCAAAGAAGCAGATCAGTGCTTTTTCTCATCTGATGAAAGGTATTGATTTGCTTTTTTTGTGTTATTAAACCTTTGTTAGCAAGAGCCATAGCCTTAGCAGTCGTATCTGATGAATACCTGCTGTCTTTTTGTTATACTTAAGTATCAATCAAAGGAGCTTTATATGCTAGAAGTTATTTCAAAAGAGCTGCGCCATTACCAAAAGAATAAGCTTGCCGCCTATCAAAAAAGAACCAAGGCATAGAAGCTGGTGGAATTGTTTTTGCTGGCGATTCGTTAATCGAATTTTTCCCGTTGAAAAAATATTTCAAACAGGTCTCAACCATTTATAATCGCGGAATTGCAGGGATAGACAGTCAGTGGTTGCTAGAGCATATTGACAGTCATGTGAATGATCTGGAGCCCAGTCATGTGTTTATCCTGATTGGCTGTAATGATATTGGGCTTGGCTTTGATCAATCGCATATCGTATCGACCATTGTTGATCTTATTAGTCGTATTCGCAGTCAGTCTATTTATACTAGGATTAGCCTTCTGTCCTTATTGCCGGTTTCTGAAAATCCCGCCTATCAGGCGACTGTCAAGCTAAGGACAAATAGGGCTATTGATGAGATTAATCAAGCATTAGCAATGATACCAGCGATTGAATTTATTGATCTTAACGCCTGCTTAAAGGACGAGACTGGTGGCTTAGCAGCTGCTTATACGGTAGATGGCATTCATCTTAATGCCCTTGGCTATGAACACTTAGCTCAAGCTATTAGTCCCTATCTATGAAAGGTAAAGGCTGGAGCTGCTAATTTGTAAGGGATCTTTAAAAAACAAGCACTGATGAATCATCATTGAAACCCTTCAGAGTGCCGATAGGCTGCACAATCAAAGAAGCATTAGGTTTGTCTATGACGCCCTTGTGTTAAGCTGGCTTTTAGGTTTATACTGCGAGAAAATCAGTCATTGGGCTGGGAGTCTCAAAGCTTAGCTGTGGTAATTAAATGCGAGCTCCTGCTAGCTTGTGCTGATCAAGCAGTATAGCAAGGAGGGACTGAACTTTTAGTCTCAGATAATATTAGACTTTTTATCCTATATTAAACGATTTAGTGTATAATAAACAGGAAGGAGTTAAAATGAAATTTGAAAAAAAACAAGTCTTTTATGTTGTGCTTGCCTTTGTGCTTTGTTATGCTATTCAAGCTAATTGGGATAATGGGGCTAATATTGTCACAACCGTTTATAAGACAAGCCTGCCCTTTCTTTATGGAGCAGCAGTCGCCTATATTGTTAATATTGTCATGAGTGCCTATGAAAGAGCTTATACTTATACCCTAAAACCCTTTCCTTTTGCCATGAAGGCTAGAAGAGGGCTCTGTATGCTTTTGGCATATTTTACCTTTATCAGCTTGATCGTATGGATTATTTCTATTGTAATCCCTGATTTGATTGCAAGCATTAGCTCGTTAACGCAATTTGATACAAGAGCTATCAAGGAGGTCATCAGTGATTTAGGTCACAATAAGCTGATTGCACGTGCCATTAATTACATTGGTGGAGATGCTAAGCTGACAGAAACAATTACCAATTATAGCCAGCAGCTGCTCAAGCAATTTATAGGTGTTCTAACCGGTATTTTGACATCGGTTACAGCAGTTGCCTCAGCCATTATCAATGTGGTTATCAGCTTTGTCTTTTCCCTGTATGTGCTTGCTAGCAAGGAAGAGCTTTGTCAGCAGGCAACTACCTTAATTGACACCTATACTGGTAAATACGCAAAGGCCATTCATTATTTAGTGGGTTTGCTGCATAGTCGTTTTCGTGGCTTCTTTGTGAGTCAGACGCTTGAAGCAATGATTTTAGGCTCCTTGACTGCCATTGGCATGTTTATCCTGCAATTACCCTTTGCAGGAACTATTGGAGTCTTGGTTGCTTTTACTGCCTTGATCCCTGTTGTTGGTGCTTCAATCGGTGCTGCGATAGGCTTTGTTTTGATTATGACTCAGTCAATGTCGCAGGCAGTCGTCTTTATTGTCTTTCTTGTTATACTACAGCAAATCGAGGGGAATTTTATTTATCCCAGAGTGGTTGGTGGGTCTATCGGGTTACCAGCTATGTGGGTCTTAATGGCAATCACCATTGGTGCTGCTCTCAAAGGCATTGTTGGTATGATCGTTGCAGTGCCATTAGCGGCAACGCTTTATCAAGTGGTAAAGGATCACATTCATAAAAAGCAGGCCTTACAAAATCGTCAGTCCAGCTAATTAACAGCATCAGATCAAGGAAAACGTCTATTACAAGACCGATTTCTTGGTCTTTTATGCTGTCTGATTGACTGCGTATGGCCTTATTTTTATGCTGTGGTAATGAAAAAAGCCGTCTTATTTATCGAATATCATTAGTGGAGGTAATAAGATGTATTCCATCAAAACTGATCATAAATTAATGCCTAGAGAGCGTTTGATTCGACTGGGTCCAGAAAAGCTAAGCAATCAAGAGCAACTAGCGATCCTACTTAGGACAGGTAACAAGGAAAAGCATGTCTTAGAGTTGTCTGCTTATTTATTGTCAAGCTTAGATAGTCTAGCTGACTTGAAGAAATTTTCTTTACAAGAACTACAGCGCTTATCCGGGATAGGAAAGGTCAAGGCTATTGAGATTAAGGCCATGCTGGAGCTGGCAGACCGTATTCAGATAGCGGGACAAGCAGTAGCAGATCCTGTCTTATCTAGTGCTCAGGTGGCTGAAAAGATGATGATTGAATTAGGAGACAAGCAGCAGGAGCATTTAGTCGCTATTTATCTCGATAGTCAAAATAAAATCATTGAAGAAAAGACGATATTTATAGGAACCGTCAGAAAATCAATTGCAGAGCCTAGAGAAATTCTTTATTATGCGTGTAAAAATATGGCGACTAGCCTTATTGTTGTTCACAATCATCCCTCAGGCCTGACCAAGCCAAGCGCAAATGACTATCACTTCACAGAAAAAATAAAACGATCATGTGATTATTTAGGACTTATCTGCCTAGATCACATTATCGTTAGTAAGTATGACTACTATAGCTTTCGGGAAAAATCAGATTTATTTTGAGTTAGAAACTATGGATAAACCAATCAAAGAGCCTTAGGTCTTCTTCTCTAATAGCCTGAAGCAGCTCTGGGTGCCACTGGACACCGAGAAAGGGAATATCAGGATTGCAGGAGATAACAGCCTCGATGGTGCCATCGTTAGGATCCCTTGCAATCACTCTTAAGTCCTCTGCGACCTGCTTTAGGCTCTGGTGGTGAAATGAATTAATCAGCGCTCTTGGACCATAGATAGGGTACAAAGGTGAAGTCTTTTCGATCACTATCTCCTGTGATAAACAGTCAGAGGCAGTCTTTTGCCAATGGCCCTCAATGTGCTGGTTTAGACTGCCACCTAGAGCAACATTTATTAACTGCATACCGCGACAAATCCCTAAAATTGGTTTTTTCTGCGCTAGGGCTTCTTTAATGATGGCTAGCTCAAAGATGTCACGCTGGGGTGAAAAATCACCATCAAGTGCAGCTCTTTTTCATGATAATATTTAGGATCAACATGCTGACCACCAATAAGAATGATTTTATCAACCATTGCGACATAGGATTTGGCAGCCGCCTCATCCCCAATCGGAAGAAGTAAGGGTAGGCCACCAGATCTTGTCACAGCCTCGATGAAGCTTGTTGGAGCATAGGAGCAAGGCAGGTTATCTAGAGCCTTGGTCCCCCTTTGGTTAGCAGTTATCCCAATAATTGTTTTAGACACGACCTTCTCCATTAATCAAGATGATTTTGGTTCATAAAGTATAGCAAGGTTTGCAACTCGCTGGTCAAATCAACAGATTGGACGATCACACCTTTTGGAACCTGTAAGTGAAGTGGAGCAAAGCTTAAAATACCGCGAATGCCAGCTTCAATCAGTTGATCTGCAACCTCTTGAGCATAGATGCTTGGGACTGTTAGAATAGCCGTTTCAATGCCTGAATTATCCAGGTGCTCCTTAATGGTAGAAATGCCATAAATAGGAATATCATCAGGCGTTTTGGTGCCGACCATAGGATTATCATCAGTGTCAAATCCCATAACAATCTGCATTTTGTTTCGATCGTGGAAGCGGTAGTGAAGAAGTGCACGACCAATATTGCCGCAGCCAACTAAAATCACATGCGTTGTTGAGTGATCATTTAGCAAATCTGCAAAAAAATTCATTAATTTTGTGACATCATAGCCAAATCCACGTCGGCCTAATTCACCAAAGTAAGAAAAATCACGTCGAACAGTTGCAGAATCAATTCCCATAGCATCAGCAATCTGTTTTGAGCTTGCCTTTTCAACCTGATCAGCATAAAAGCGTTTAAAAATACGATAATAGAGTGATAAGCGTTTTGCAGTCGCTTTTGGAATAGATTTATCAATAACCACTTTTGTAGCTCCTTCTATTGTTATTTTAATGTTATCTATCACCATTGTAGCAGATAGATTGTGAAATATGCAACTATTTGACCATTCTTTTTGTGTTTTTCGTTATAAAATGACTTGACAGCACAAGCATTGGTATTTTTCAAACCCAGTCACCTCGAGTATAAAAAAGCAGACAATGAAGCACTTGCCCTTTAGGTCAGCTGCGATGGCTGGGCTTGTCTTGTTAAAGGCAAATGTACTGTCATTGTCTGATATTTCTCTGAGATTAGAAGAGCTCTTGTGTGCTTAGCATTCTTTTTTAATGAAAATATCACGCTCAACAAGGCTATCCATTAAAAAGTAAAACTTGTCCTGTAGTATGCTATGCTCTTCAGATTTAAAAATGTTCACCAGTCTTAGACCGGATTGGTCTGTTATAGCTAGCTTAAAGCCATCTAAATCTTTATTAATCGTAATTTTTAAAGGGAAGCCCTCACCCGAATTAGGGACTTTTTCCAGTAGTCGTGTTAACTGATAGTGACCAATCTTGGTCTGACTAAAGGTTGTGTCTCTTAGGGTGTATTTTTTAATCTTTGGGCTAATCCTGTAGCTGTATTTGCAGTCTTTAAGGGCAATTTCTTTTTCAAATGCCATATGATCCTCCTAAAATATTTTTGAGCTGGGTTGCTAGTGCGATAACGTCTTTTTGAGTATTTTGCTCTGAAAAGCTAACTCGAATAGCTTCTGTGAGACGATGGGACTGCTTGCCGAAATAAGCTGCCAAAACGTGACTTGGCTCAACAGCACCAGCTGTACAAGCAGAGCCTGACGACACAGCAAAGCCTGCTAAATCAAGCTGAGTCAGTAATACATGATTTTGGTAACCAGGAAAGCCGATATTAATGATATAGGGAAGATGACACTCATTATGATTGAGCTGATAAGAAATACCTTCTAATTCACTAAGCAAGAGCTGTGATAGCTCTTTAGCATGCTGGTAATGCTGTGGCAGCCTTGAGACAGCCTCATCTAATGCTTGGGTCATGCCGACGATATTAATCAGGCTTTCAGTGCCGGCTCTTTGTTTGTTTTCTTGATTGCCGCCATGTAAGAGGGGGGCCAACTTTAAGCCTTTATTGTATAAAAAACCAGTCCCCTTTGGTCCATGAAACTTATGGGCAGAGGCAGAGAGCAAATCAATCCCCAAATCTGCCGGCTGTATTGGGACCTTGCCAATAGCTTGGACAGCATCAACATGAAAGACAGCCTGATGCTGCTTTAGCATGCTACCAACAGCCTGAATAGGCAGCAAATCTCCCGTTTCGTTGTTAGCAAACATCATGCTGACTAAGATTGTATCCTCTCTTAAGGCAGCTTGGAGCTGATTTAGATCAATGATTCCATTTTTAGCCTCAAGGTAGGTCACCTCAAAGCCAAATCGTTCTTCCAGATAGGCCATTGTGCTTAACACGGAATGATGCTCAATAGCAGTTGTAATCAAGTGTTTGCCTTTTTCCTGATGAGCTAAGGCATAGCCCTTGATAGCAGTATTGTTACTTTCAGTACCTCCTGAGGTAAAGATAATGTGGTTTTCTGCAGCTCCTAGGCAGTTGGCAATAGCTTTTCGGCACTCTCTTAATTGTTTGTTTGCCTGCCGCCCATAAGCATGAATACTAGATGGGTTACCAAAATCATCAGCCATAGCTTCAGTCATCGCCTTGATAGCAGCCTGACTAAGCGATGTTGTAGCAGCATTATCAAAATAAATCATGATTAGTTAGTGCTTTCAGGTTTGTAAGAAAACAGTGGACTTAGTGGTTTTCTTTCGTGAATGCGAATGATAGCCTCTGCAATTAAATCACTGGCACTAAGATAGGTTACTGTTTTAGGGATACGATTTTTAGTCTTGACAGAGTCCGTGACAATGATCTCTTTGATTGGAGCAGTCTCTAAAATATCAGCTGCACCTCCTGCAAAAATCCCATGACTAGCCACTGCATAAATGTCAGTTGCGCCTGCACATTCTAGGATCTTAGCTGCCTCTGCAAAGGTTTTTCCTGTGTTGAGAATGTCATCAATCAAGATAGCCTTCTTGCCAGCAACATCACCAATCACATAGCCTTCTTCGCGCTCAGCATCGTCTTGTGCATAATCGATAATGGCAATTGGAGAGTTAAGATACTCTGCTAAGCTTCTAGCACGCTTGATACCAGAATTTTTAGGGCTGACAATAACCGTATCAGGTCCTGAGAGGCCCAGTGGATAATAGTGCTTTGCAAAAAGAGGCACTGTAAATAAATTATCAACTGGAATGTCAAAAAAGCCTTGGACCTGAACCGCATGCAAATCAAGGGTTACAACGCGATCAATCCCTGCTTTGGTCAGCATGTTTGCGACCAGCTTTGCTGTAATAGGCTCGCGAGACTTTGCAACACGATCCTGACGCGAATAACCAAAATATGGCAAAACAATATTGACTGTATTAGCACTTGCACGCTTACAAGCATCAATCATGATGAGCAGCTCCCATAGGTTATCGTTGACAGGAAAGCTTGTTGATTGAATGATATAAATATCATCACCACGAACTGTTTCTTCAATGTTAATCATGATCTCACCATCAGAAAATTGACGAGATGAGACCTTTCCAAGCGGAATACCAGCAGCCTTAGAAATTTTTTCAGCGATTGCGAGATTTGAAGTGAGTGAGAACAGCTTGATTTGCTTGTCAGCATATCGTTCAGTCATGATAAAATTAGCTCCTTACATTACATTAACGATAGAATAACAGGTTAACAGTTATTCAAGATTACAAATAGACAGTACTATTTTAACAAAAAAACAGAAAAATTTCAGTCTTTCTGTTGATTTTCTGTCCTCTCCTAGGATTTTTTAAGGGTCTTGCTAAAGCGAGCGACCTTGCTTTTGGAATATTTAAAGGTGATCTGATGCTGGGCTAAAAAGTGGTCAAAATCAACCTTTCCTCTTACAGGATCAGTCACCTCTAGCTCAAGCTCATAGTCTTTGATACCAGCATATTGATTATAATCCAGCGCTAGCTTGCCAATAGGAGTATCTGCCTCTCGACGAATGGTAGTCAGGTTTCCGAAGGTTTTTATAGCAGATAGGTCAACGTCAAGAGTGCTGATAATATCAAGGATAGCTGATTTTGGTAGCTGTCCTGTCTGAATGATAGCTTTTGCTTGGGTGTCATCAAGCTCTAAATTGTACTCGCGATTACCAACCTTTTCAGGGACTTTTAAGGTTAATTCAGCAGGAGCAGCAACAAAGGTGCGAATGCGAAGTGACATTTTATGAGCCTTGAGATCAAAATGATCAGTATCAATGTAATAATTTGTCTGGGTAACTGGTGGGACATGAGTCATTTGAGAGAGGAGGCGATTATATTCGTCCTTTGTCAGTAAGGTCTTGTATTCGATTTCTAGGTTAGTCATGCGAACGTTCCTTTTAACTATATTTTATGCTATAATAAATTGTTATCTTAATTTTATATTAATATCCGAGGTTTGACAAGAAAGGAGAGAAAGGATGGCTTTAGATTGGGAAGAATTTTTGGATCCTTATATACAAACGGTTGGCGAATTGAAAATTAAGCTGCGCGGTATCCGAAAGCAGTTTCGCAAGCAAAACCGTTATTCTCCTATTGAGTTTGTGACTGGACGTGTCAAGTCGGTTGAGAGCATCAAGGAAAAAATGGCCTTGCGTGGTGTCTTGGAAGAAAATATCGCTCAAGATATTCAAGACATCGCTGGGCTTAGGATTATGGTGCAGTTTGTGGACGATATTGAGGACGTTTTGTCCTTGCTTAGACAAAGACAGGACATGACAATTGTTTATGAGCGAGACTACATTAGAAACATGAAATCTAGTGGTTATCGCTCGTATCATGTTGTCGTTGAGTATCCTGTTGATACCATTGAGGGTCAAAAAAAGTATTAGCAGAAATTCAAATCCGTACTTTAGCAATGAATTTTTGGGCAACCATTGAGCATTCCTTGAACTACAAGTACGGTGGTGATTTTCCAGAAGAAATAAAAAAACGATTAGAGGTTACAGCAAAAATTGCTTTGGAGCTTGATGAAGAAATGCGAAAAATTCGTGAAGACATTCGTGAAGCACAATTGTTATTTGATCCTGTAACACGTCATTTGAGTGATGGTGTAGGAAATAGTGATGACACAGATGAATTATACAGATAAAGTAAAGCGCGTTGCTATCATTGCAAACGGCAAATATCAGAGTAAGCGCCTTGCCTCAAAGCTTTTTGGCGTCTTTAAGGACGATCCGAGTTTTTACCTATCCAAAAAAAATCCGGATATTGTGATTTCAATTGGCGGAGATGGCATGCTTCTATCAGCCTTTCATATGTACGAAAAAGAATTAGACAGGGTGCGATTTGTAGGCATTCACACTGGACACCTTGGTTTTTACACTGATTATCGTGATTTTGAGGTTGATCAATTGATAGCCAATCTTAGAAGAGACACCGGTGAGCAAATTTCTTACCCTATTTTAAAGGTAGTTATTACGCTTGATGACGGTCGCCTGTTTAAGGCTAGGGCTCTCAATGAAGCAACTATTAAGCGTATCGAGAAAACGATGGTTGCAGATATTATCATTAACAATGTCAAGTTTGAAAGCTTTCGTGGTGATGGCATCTCTGTATCCACACCAACTGGAAGCACAGCCTATAACAAATCCTTAGGTGGAGCTGTATTGCACCCAACGATTGAGGCCCTTCAGCTAACAGAAATCTCGAGCCTGAACAATCGTGTATTTAGAACCTTGGGGTCCTCAGTGATTATTCCTAAAAAAGATAAAATTGAGCTTGTTCCAAAAAGACTAGGCGTTTATACTGTCTCTGTTGACAATAAAACCTACCACTTAAAAAATGTGGTTAAGGTGGAATATTTTATCGGCAATGAAAAGATTCATTTTGTGTCCTCACCTAGCCACACCAGCTTTTGGGAAAGGGTTAAGGACGCTTTTATTGGGGATAGTGAATCATGAGGTTTGAATTTGTTGCAACTAAAAAAACAAAGGTAAAGACCCTTTTAAAAGAGCACGATGTGTCAAAGGGATTGCTCGCTAAGATTAAATACAAGGGTGGCAATATATGGGTAAATGGCGTTGCGCAAAATGCCATTTATTTATTGGATATTGGTGATGTGGTGGCTATTGATATTCCAAATGAGGAGTCCTTTGAGCAATTGACAGCGATTTCGCATGACCTTGATATTGTGTATGAGGACGAACATTTTCTCATTCTCAACAAGCCTGCTGGCTACGCTAGCATTCCAAGTGCTATCCATTCTAATACTATAGCTAATTTTATCAAGGCTTATTATATCAAGCAGGACTATCCCAATAAACAGGTTCATATTGTGACGCGCTTAGATCGGGATACCAGTGGCTTAATGCTCTTTGCCAAGCATGGCTATGCCCATGCCAGATTAGATAAGCAGCTACAGCAAAGAGCTATCAATAAACGCTATTATGCTCTTGTTTGTGGTCAGGAGAGGCTTCCAGATCAAGGTGAGATTATAGCTCCTATTGGCCGTACGGACGACAGCATTATCACAAGAACTGTCACGCCAAAGGGAAAGTATGCTAAGACAAGCTACAAGGTCATTGCCCGCTATCCTGAAAATGTCTCTCTAGTGGATATTACGCTGCACACTGGTCGGACCCATCAAATTAGGGTACATTTTGCTCATCTTGGTTTTCCACTTTTGGGAGATGATCTGTATGGTGGTCGATTGGACCTTGGCATGACTAGACAGGCGCTGCATTGTCACCATCTTAGCTTTACGCACCCATTTACAGAAAGTAGAAGCGATCATACAATATGCTTGACAGATGACTTTGAGAGCGTTATCATAGATTTACAGAAAAAAGATAGAGGTTAGTTAATGAGTATTCGTAATTTATTTGGTGGTTTAAGGGAAAAAATTGTCGGCAAAAACATGAAGATTGTTTTCCCTGAGGGAAATGATGAGCGTGTTGTACGTGCAGCAGCACGTCTAAAGTTTGAAGGTCTTGTTGAGCCAATTATTCTTGGTCAGGCAGATGATATTCGCAGCCTGCTAACACAGCTAGGCTTTGCTGAGCAGCACTATACAATCATTAACCCAAATGATTATGCTGATTTTGAGAAAATGAAAGCAGCCTTTGTAGAGCTTCGTAAGGTCAAGGCAACGCTTGAAGATGCTGATAGACTGCTTAGAGATGTCAATTACTTTGGTGTTATGCTGGTTAAGCTAGGCTTAGCAGATGGCATGGTTTCAGGGGCTATTCATTCAACAGCTGATACGGTGCGTCCGGCGCTTCAGATTATCAAGACAAAGCCAGGCATTTCTAGAACATCAGGTGTCTTTTTGATGAATCGCGAAAATACAGAGCAGCGTTTAGTGTTTGCTGATTGTGCCATTAATATTGACCCAACTGCTCAGGAGCTCGCAGAAATTGCGGTAAACACAGCAGATACTGCGAAAATTTTTGATATTGATCCTAAGGTTGCCATGCTTAGCTTTTCAACAATGGGCTCTGCTAAAGCCCCACAGGTTGAAAAGGTTCAAGAGGCCGTCCGTATTGCTAAGGAATTGAGGCCAGAGCTTGCTTTAGACGGTGAGCTTCAATTTGACGCAGCCTTTGTACCAAGTACAGCAGCGATCAAAGCCCCTGATTCATCAGTGGCAGGCCATGCGAATGTTTTTGTCTTCCCAGATTTACAGTCTGGAAATATTGGCTATAAGATTGCTCAGCGCTTAGGCATGTTTGATGCTATCGGACCAATCCTGCAAGGATTGAACAAGCCTGTTAATGATTTATCACGTGGCTCTAGTGCAGAGGATATTTACAAGCTAGCTATTATTACAGCAGCGCAAGCGCTTGAAAATGAGTCTATCAATTAACTGCTAATAGCCATTAAGTTCACAAGGCTTAGCTATAGTAGATGTTGCTTAAAACGAGTTGGATAAGCCAGCTCGTTTTTTCAGAAAGTGAGGAAGGAAATGACAAAGATTGCATTAGTAACAGGCGCCTCTGCTGGCTTTGGTAAAGCCATTGCAGAGCAGTTAATAGCCCAAAACATCAAGGTGATCGGAGCAGCCCGCCGCATAGAAAAGCTAAGAGAGCTAGAAGGTATTTTTGGTTCTGAGAGGTTTTATCCGCTTCAAATGGACGTTTCAGAACCAACTGCCATTGATAAAGCACTTGCAGAATTACCTAAAGAATGGCAGGCCATTGATATTTTAGTTAATAATGCAGGACTAGCCTTAGGACTTGATAAGGCCTATGAGGCTGATGTCGCCAACTGGCTAACCATGATTAATACTAATATTATTGGGCTTATCTATTTAACACGTCAGGTATTACCGCAAATGGTAAGCAGCAACAATGGCATGATCATCAATATCGGCTCAACTGCTGGCACTATTCCCTATCCGGGAGCTAATGTTTATGGGGCTTCAAAAGCCTTTGTTAAGCAGTTTTCGCTTAATTTAAGGGCAGATTTAGCAGGAACAAATATCAGGGTGACCAATATTGAGCCTGGCCTTTGTGAGGGAACAGAGTTTTCTCATGTTCGCTTTAAGGGTGACCATGAGCGTGTTAAAGCACTTTATGCAGGTGCACATGCTATTCAGCCAAGGGATATCGCAAATACTGTCTCATGGATTATTGATCAGCCAGAGCATGTTAACATTAACCGCGTGGAAATGATGCCTGTCTCACAAAGCTATGGTTCTCAGCCTGTTAGCCGTCATGACTAAGAATTACAAGAGCAGATGTAAAAGGATTGTCGAAGTGCAACCCAAAAAGACTTAAAGCCTAGCTGTTTTATAGCCTGGCTTTAAGTCTTTTTCTCTAATTTTTCTTAGAAATGATCCGAAAGAGAAGGTCCAGATGTGACATCTGACCACCCAACAATGGCCTGCCCTGTTTCTTCCAAATAGTGCTGCAGCATAGGCTTGAAGTCCAAAATCATGTCATAGACCCCAACAAATTGCTTGGTATCATCGTACAAGGCTTGATATTGCTGCATATAAATATGATCCTGTGAAGCAGTCGGAATAAGATACAGCTTACTGCCAGTTGCCGCCTTGTGCAAATCAGTCAAGATCCAATCCTCAATGACATCATGCTTATCAGAAGCAAAAAAATTGCCATTAAAGCGATGATTATCAAAGATGATCTGCCCCTGATGATCAGCAATTCTAGCCTGAAGGGGAAGATAGGTTAAAAAATGTGGGGCTAAGGCTTGGTAAAATTGCATGAGGTATTTAGCAAGTCTTAAAGTTTGCTGACTATCAGTAAAGGTATGATCACTAACGGTAAATCCTTGCTCTTTGTCTGCCTGATTAAAATAAAGTACAGGTAGTGAGGCTTCAAGGTTCTGAAAGGTAAAAATGGCCTGAGCCTTTTTGAGCTGCTCAGTAGTCAGCTGACGGACAATAGTGATATGAAACAGATAGCTAAACTCTTGTGATAAGGTGGTAAAAAAAGTCTTTTGCAGATTAT carries:
- a CDS encoding cysteine desulfurase, with translation MAFEKEIALKDCKYSYRISPKIKKYTLRDTTFSQTKIGHYQLTRLLEKVPNSGEGFPLKITINKDLDGFKLAITDQSGLRLVNIFKSEEHSILQDKFYFLMDSLVERDIFIKKEC
- the iscS_2 gene encoding cysteine desulfurase, translated to MIYFDNAATTSLSQAAIKAMTEAMADDFGNPSSIHAYGRQANKQLRECRKAIANCLGAAENHIIFTSGGTESNNTAIKGYALAHQEKGKHLITTAIEHHSVLSTMAYLEERFGFEVTYLEAKNGIIDLNQLQAALREDTILVSMMFANNETGDLLPIQAVGSMLKQHQAVFHVDAVQAIGKVPIQPADLGIDLLSASAHKFHGPKGTGFLYNKGLKLAPLLHGGNQENKQRAGTESLINIVGMTQALDEAVSRLPQHYQHAKELSQLLLSELEGISYQLNHNECHLPYIINIGFPGYQNHVLLTQLDLAGFAVSSGSACTAGAVEPSHVLAAYFGKQSHRLTEAIRVSFSEQNTQKDVIALATQLKNILGGSYGI
- the prs2 gene encoding ribose-phosphate pyrophosphokinase; the protein is MTERYADKQIKLFSLTSNLAIAEKISKAAGIPLGKVSSRQFSDGEIMINIEETVRGDDIYIIQSTSFPVNDNLWELLIMIDACKRASANTVNIVLPYFGYSRQDRVAKSREPITAKLVANMLTKAGIDRVVTLDLHAVQVQGFFDIPVDNLFTVPLFAKHYYPLGLSGPDTVIVSPKNSGIKRARSLAEYLNSPIAIIDYAQDDAEREEGYVIGDVAGKKAILIDDILNTGKTFAEAAKILECAGATDIYAVASHGIFAGGAADILETAPIKEIIVTDSVKTKNRIPKTVTYLSASDLIAEAIIRIHERKPLSPLFSYKPESTN
- the yjbK gene encoding adenylate cyclase — encoded protein: MTNLEIEYKTLLTKDEYNRLLSQMTHVPPVTQTNYYIDTDHFDLKAHKMSLRIRTFVAAPAELTLKVPEKVGNREYNLELDDTQAKAIIQTGQLPKSAILDIISTLDVDLSAIKTFGNLTTIRREADTPIGKLALDYNQYAGIKDYELELEVTDPVRGKVDFDHFLAQHQITFKYSKSKVARFSKTLKKS
- the yjbM_1 gene encoding GTP pyrophosphokinase, which codes for MALDWEEFLDPYIQTVGELKIKLRGIRKQFRKQNRYSPIEFVTGRVKSVESIKEKMALRGVLEENIAQDIQDIAGLRIMVQFVDDIEDVLSLLRQRQDMTIVYERDYIRNMKSSGYRSYHVVVEYPVDTIEGQKKY
- the yjbM_2 gene encoding GTP pyrophosphokinase-like protein is translated as MNFWATIEHSLNYKYGGDFPEEIKKRLEVTAKIALELDEEMRKIREDIREAQLLFDPVTRHLSDGVGNSDDTDELYR
- the ppnK gene encoding inorganic polyphosphate/ATP-NAD kinase: MTQMNYTDKVKRVAIIANGKYQSKRLASKLFGVFKDDPSFYLSKKNPDIVISIGGDGMLLSAFHMYEKELDRVRFVGIHTGHLGFYTDYRDFEVDQLIANLRRDTGEQISYPILKVVITLDDGRLFKARALNEATIKRIEKTMVADIIINNVKFESFRGDGISVSTPTGSTAYNKSLGGAVLHPTIEALQLTEISSLNNRVFRTLGSSVIIPKKDKIELVPKRLGVYTVSVDNKTYHLKNVVKVEYFIGNEKIHFVSSPSHTSFWERVKDAFIGDSES
- the rluD_1 gene encoding RNA pseudouridylate synthase; the encoded protein is MRFEFVATKKTKVKTLLKEHDVSKGLLAKIKYKGGNIWVNGVAQNAIYLLDIGDVVAIDIPNEESFEQLTAISHDLDIVYEDEHFLILNKPAGYASIPSAIHSNTIANFIKAYYIKQDYPNKQVHIVTRLDRDTSGLMLFAKHGYAHARLDKQLQQRAINKRYYALVCGQERLPDQGEIIAPIGRTDDSIITRTVTPKGKYAKTSYKVIARYPENVSLVDITLHTGRTHQIRVHFAHLGFPLLGDDLYGGRLDLGMTRQALHCHHLSFTHPFTESRSDHTICLTDDFESVIIDLQKKDRG